The following coding sequences are from one Plectropomus leopardus isolate mb chromosome 10, YSFRI_Pleo_2.0, whole genome shotgun sequence window:
- the prkra gene encoding interferon-inducible double-stranded RNA-dependent protein kinase activator A homolog, with protein sequence MSQEGYQSPAVKTTADTSLNANESQRTNPGKTPIQILHEYGTKSGNLPVYVMEKTEGEAHQPSFVFSVKIGEVGCTGQGPSKKAAKHQAAEAALNILQIDAGTVNVPVKSESNGVAAETNNHPNSVGILQELALQRGWRLPEYTVLMEAGPPHKREFTVTCRMESLSEKAIGNSKKAAKKAAAEKMVSKLQSLSGCSEITWTPKPSVRFENLRNSSSENISLLRRNPLSIPNTDYIQMMLELSMEQGFEVTYFDIDELTVNGQYQCLAELSTSPVTVCHGTGISCSNAHNDAAHSALQYIKIMASTK encoded by the exons atgtCTCAGGAGGGATATCAATCACCAGCAGTGAAAACCACCGCAGACACGAG CTTGAATGCGAATGAATCGCAGAGGACCAACCCCGGGAAGACGCCTATACAAATCCTGCATGAATATGGCACCAAAAGTGGTAACCTCCCCGTGTATGTGATGGAGAAGACTGAAGGAGAGGCTCACCAACCCAGCTTCGTCTTCAGCGTGAAAATTGGAGAAGTTGGCTGCACGG ggCAGGGTCCCAGTAAAAAGGCTGCTAAACACCAGGCTGCAGAGGCTGCCCTGAATATTCTGCAGATAGACGCTGGGACAGT AAACGTTCCTGTGAAGTCTGAGAGTAACGGCGtcgcagcagaaacaaacaaccaTCCCAACTCAGTGGGGATACTGCAG GAGTTGGCATTGCAGAGAGGATGGCGTCTTCCTGAATACACAGTTTTAATGGAGGCTGGTCCACCACACAAGAGAGAGTTCACTGTTACTTGTCGAATGGAGTCCCTGTCAGAGAAAG CTATAGGAAATTCAAAAAAGGCAGCGAAAAaggcagctgcagagaaaatgGTTTCAAAGCTTCAAAGTCTGTCAGGCTGCTCTGAAATCACATGG ACCCCTAAACCGAGCGTCCGATTTGAGAACTTAAGGAATTCCTCATCTGAGAATATATCTTTACTGAGAAGAAACCCGCTGAGCATTCCCAACACAGATTATATTCAGATGATGTTGGAGCTGTCCATGGAGCAGGGATTTGAGGTCACATACTTCGACATAG ACGAGCTGACGGTGAACGGCCAGTACCAGTGCCTGGCAGAGCTGTCCACCTCCCCGGTCACCGTGTGCCACGGCACCGGCATTTCCTGTAGCAACGCTCACAATGACGCAGCACACAGCGCCCTCCAGTACATCAAGATCATGGCCTCCACCAAGTAA